TCTTCGCTGCTGGCGCGGATGTGTTTGATGAGCTTGGCCGTGGCCTGGGCCGTCGCCGCGCCACGGATTTCAATGTCGCCATTGAACGTGTTGAAGAGCAGCCGCGCGTTGGCGGGCAGCTTGAAAGGTTGCGGCGCTTCGTCATCAACTCTGATCGGATTGCCAAGAACGTATTCGCCGACGCCTCCGATTGCGCTGATGCGCTCATTGACGCGCGCGAGCAGTTGGTTGTTGCGGCTGACATAATTGGCGCTCAATCCAGTGCCCGCAATCAGCAGCATGACAAAGATCGCGCCGGGACTGAGAGCGCGTGCCTGTTTGCTCAAGGGCGCTGTGGCCGTGTATTGGCGCAGCACGCGGCCCATCACAAAAGCCAGCAGAAACCAGAACCAATACCGCCCAATGATCGCTGTCAGGGAAGTTTCGCCGCGCAGGTTGATCGCCAGCAGGCTGCCGCCCAATGTCGTTAATAAGAGACTGCCGACCGGCGAGCGCGGATGGCGGTCAATGGCATAACCAGCCAACCGCACCAACCCTGCCAACACAAGGAAGAGCGGCCAGAATGTTTTGAGCATTTGCACCGCGTAGGCTTGCTCTGAAGCTCTGAAAAAGAAAACGCCCAAGCCGATTAACGCCACCCCCAGTAGAAATGTCGCCACTCGTTTGAGCATGATTACTTCACCGCGCCTTCCCCGTGACGTTTCAGCGCCATTGATCGAAACGGCGTTCGGCCCGGCGCTCGGCATTGACCAGATTGTTTTCGACACGTTCATACGGCGCGCCGATGACCGAGGGCGGATGGGCGGGCAGGTTTGGCAGCAGCGCCGGTTCCGTCCGCTGTTGCCGGTAATTGCGCAGTAAGAAAAGCCCCGCCAGAATCAAGATCAGGGGCCAGAAGCGTTGCACTTGATACGGATAAAAAAGATTGAGCAAGGTCAACACGCCAACGCCGGTCAGCATTGCGCCGAGCGTCGTCGTGTTCTCGCGCAGCATCCGTTTCAAGGCTTCGTCTTCGTGGCGCAGGTCTTCGCCCAATGAAACCCGGTGAGCAGTGCGCACCGCATCGTAGATCGAGAAGATATAGAAGGCCGCGCCGCCCAGAAACAACGGCAACTCGACCTGATGCGAGAAGATGTCCCCCAATTGCCAGAGGCTGATGGGGATGATGAAGTGCAAAAGCGATTTGATGTTCTGGCCGTTATACGCCGCGCCCAGCCCCGGGATGATGCCGAAAAGGCCCGCTATCAGCGGTGAACGCGCCGCCAGCGCAGGATTGACCGCAGCGCCGCCTTGTTGTTGACGGCGCAACGTTTCAACCCCGGTCACAATGCAATCCTGACAATAAGGGATGCCTTTGATGCGATGGTCACACGCTGTACAAAGACTGCGCTGGCAGCAGGCGCAATTGGCGGACGCCGGATTAGTTGAATGGAACGCGCAATTCATCAGAGTCAACGCTGCTCGTATCGCACAGCCTTTTGCAATTTGGGTGATGGGGCAGCCTGCGGCGCTTGTTCGGTAACCGTCGTGGCAGGTTGCAAGGGGTTCGGAGACGGTTCGGGCGCGGACGGTTTGGGCTGTTCGGTCGAAAGCACATGGCCCAATTGAAACGAAGCCCGCGCCAAACTATTTCGCGCCTGTTCGCTGGTTTGGTTGAATTCACTGAGCAGCCGTCCGGCACGCCCGTTGGCATGAGAGGCGAAACTTTCAAAGCTGCCAAAGCGCACGGAAACCAACAAGAGAATGGACGCCAGAATCAACCATGCGGCGGCCCATTGCGGCGCAAACACGCGCGCGGCAACTGTCCCCAGCAAACCGAAGCCGCCGAATTGTGACCAGAAAGTTTTGGTTTGTTGGCCGACCGTGGCCGAGACAATCCGCTCGGGCAAAGTGCTGGGCATCTCGACTTCCAGTTCTTTGACTTCGCGGCACATCTCAATGGCTTCTTCGATGCCCGCCATCAGACGGCGGCATTTGTGGCAATGTTCAAAATGCGCCTGGAAGGCCTGATGATCGGGCGCGAGCATCACGCCGTCAAAGTAACGTTCGATGAGCCGGTCGAATTCGCCGCAACTGAGCATCTCGCCCGCCGTGGTGGCCGCCAGGATGCGGGTTTCCAGTCCCGTCAACTCGGCCGCTTCGCCTTCGACAAACGCCAAACTGCCCATCATCTGCACCGTCTCACGGACATCGGTGTACAACTCGCGGCACTCGCGGCAAATCAGCCGATGCCCCGCGCATTCGGCCCGCACCCGCGCATCAAGCGCGCCGTCGAGATAATCAGAAAGTAAATCTTGGAAATCTACGCAATTCATTTTGTGAATCGGTTGTCGGTTGTCAGTAGTCAGTAACGGGTAAGCTACTGACTACTGACTGCTGACTACTTTAGTTAGAGCGTTTCGACGACTTTCATCCGTCGTAAAATCTTCGCCAGTTCGATGCGCCCGCGATTGATGCGCGATTTGACCGTGCCGATGGGGATGCGCAGGATGTCTACGATCTCTTGGTAAGTCAGTTCTTCGATGTCGCGCAAGATCACGCATTCGCGCAAATCGGGTTGCAACTTGGCAATCGCCGCGTGCACCTGTTTGGCGCGTTCGCCGCGTTCGACGCCGCGATCTGGGGCGTCGTGACGGCTTTCCAAGTGATAGGAATGGTCTTCGAGATCATCGCCGAGATCGGTGGGCGTGCGCCCCCGGCGGCGGTAATCGTCAATGACCAGGTTGCGGGCCAGCCGCATCAGCCAATTTGCCAGATCGCCGGCCAGCGGGTCGTACTGTTCGAGGGAACGGTAGACGCGCACGAAGACTTCCTGGGTCAAATCCTCAGCGGCTTCGTGGCGGCCCGTAAAGCGATAGGCCAGGTTGTAAACGCGCCGGGAGTAATCGTGTACGACCTGTTCCCATGCGGCGCTGTCGCCCGCACGGCAACGGCGCACTAATTCTGCATCCGAGATGTTCACAGATGCTCTTGCTCCTAGATTGCTTTGGTCTCTGCTAATCAAGGTCTTTACCTCTGGGTTATGAACCTCTAGTCCCAATTGTGTGGGTTATCTGTCTCCGGGGGCGATAACGTTGCGCGTTGGAAAAAGGTTCAGATAATTGTCCGGCAAGCCATCAGTTGCGCACTACTTGCCACTTACTTGATCGCTTTGACATTCGCTGGTTTGGCAAACAACTCGTCCGGCACCGGCGCGTCAGGCTGTACCGCCTGATAGTTGATGCGGCTCTCCTGAATGCCGTCTTTGTAAAAATCCACGATGTTGGGAAACTTAATCCCGCCATAATTGATATATTGAAAATATCGCACCTCGCGTTTGCTCAAGCCCTTACCATCGGCTTTTTCGTAGCTCAAGCTCATCGGCAAATGCGTGTAGCGGTCAAGCATCAGCATAACGACCCGCTCCGGGGCGAGCGTGATTTCAACAACGTCAGCGCGTTCACCGGGACGAGTCTCTTGTCGTCCATAAAAACGGATTTCGATGCCGGGGGTAATGGCAGCCACGCGCAGGATATGATCCAGCTCATTTTCGTTGCCTTCGAGAAAGTCTTTAATTTGCTTTTCGGATTGATCCTTGAGCGTTTCAGCGTCGCCATCATAAACCCAGCCGGTTTTCCCCACATTCACCTGAATGGTGCGGTCTTTCTTTTTTCCTTTGCCAAATTCCACCCGTTCCTTGTCGGGGTAAACGAGCCAATCGAGAAAGGTCTTGGGGGAAGTGGGATTCCCCTGGTCGAAGGGCGTGTATTGGCCGCTGGCGTGCAGTGTTTTGAATTTGAGGTAAGCGTCGCCGCCACGCGCTGTAATGGCCTGTTTTAGCAATTCACGTCCGCGCGTGATGTTTTGCGGATCTTTCGGATCGGCAATTTGCGCGAATGTGGAGGGCGTGAACACGGTCAGCAGTATCAGTAGCATTTCCGTGATGAGCCAAGAGAAGATGGTTTTGCCTTGAACTGTATGCACAGCTTACTCCGCCTAAAAAGAATTGATAACGATGATGCGGGCGGGATTATACAGCCAGTGTGACCGATTTGATAAGCAAGGGGCGGGTTAGTCGTTTGCAGACAGCACAGATGAAAAACGGCTGTTGGAACTTTGCGCCGTGCGGCGAATGATCTCGGCGGCGACTTCCAGTTTTTCACTGTCATTGAGCATCTCAAAGGTGCTCAACACGCGCTGCTTCAACGAATCACGCCACGTCCAACGCGTCAGCACGCCGGAGTTGAGCAATTTGTCGGCGATCTGCTGGCCGAAAATGCGGTCGTATTCGGACGGCGCGGGGTTCACCAGATACGAGACCATGAACTTGAGCACATCCGTTTGCAGTTTGGTATCGCTGACCGTCGTGCTGTAAACCTCTTTGAGCATAGGTACCGCCTCGAAAAAGGTATGCGCGGGAATCTCGCGGTCAGTGGCTGACGAGAGCAGTAACAGGAATTCCGGCTCAAACGGCAACAGGCTCTGATAAGAGAATTCCGTCCAGGTTAAGGCGCGGTTTTCATTGAGCTTCAACCGATTGGCGTTGCCGTCACCGAGCACCACGACCAATGCGTATTGCATCTGGGCGGCTTTCAGTTCGTTCAGGCGCGTTTGATACTCGAACTCAGAATGGGCCGTGATGACATCCGTGTGAATCAGGTCGGCATGCAGGTTCGGAAGCTGATTGGCTGTGCCGCTCAAAAGCGGATCAATGGTTTCCGGATTGCACTCCAACACCAGGACAGAGTGACTCTTATCCAGGCTACGCCCCAGGATGGCGTAATCATTCAAATTATGTGTTTGTCGTTGTAGCTCCGGCATCGTCGCCCTCCACATTGCACCTGCGACCCACACCAGACACCCGGCACCAGCACCAAGCAGTTCTAATTCGTTTTCACCTTCTCTTCGTAGCGCAGAATCATCCCGCGATCACCCACCGCCCAACCTTTGTGCGTGGATAAAAAGTAGACGCCGCGAATGCGGTTGCCGCGCGCCACGAAATCATATTGCCACGAGGCCCCGCCGTTATCCGTGCGCATCAGCGTCGTATCGTAAACCACCGCATCGGCGCCGCCTTCGCGCGGAGCCGCCGCCGCCGTCCAGCCGATGCCCGGCGTGAGGAATTGGGTGCTGTGCGCGGCCCGGCTGGGCGTGCGGTATTGTTCCCAATTCTTGCCGCCATCGCGCGTGTGCAGCGCGAAAAAGAAACGCCCCTCGCCGTCCATCATTTCCCCGGTGACGCTGCCCGTCTGCTGATCGCTGAAGCGCACGGAATGAAAAACGCCGGGCGTAAAACGGCCCGAACTATGCTGGGTTTGCACTGTCAGGGCTAAGCGCTTCCAACTCGTGCCGCCGTCGCTGGTGACGAAGATGCCACCGATGTGGCTTTTGGCCCGGCCATAAAAATTGCCGATCAACCAGCCTTGTTGCGAGTTCAGAAAATAGATGTCACGGAAACCAAAGTTGTAATTGGACGATTCTACCGGTAATCCGATCACTTTTTCTAAATCCGTATAGGGTTTCCATTCATTGCCCCCGTCCTCCGTCCTTAAAATCGTGGCGTTTTTCCCAACCGCCCAGCCATGCTGCGTATCGGTAAAGAAAACGCTTAAGATGTTGGGCAGGGATTTCTTTTGCCAGGAACGTCCGCCATTGGTGGTGCTCAGGACGATGGTTTCGGGTTCGCCATCATCGCGCCGGTTGATCTCGCCGAGCATCCAGCCGTTGTTCCAATCCACAAATTGAATCTGCGTGATGTTGGCGGCGGCGGCGCTCAACAAAGGCTTCCAGGTTTTGCCGCCATCGGTCGTGCGATACACCGCGCCCGCGTCGCCCGCCGCCCAGCCGGTCATCGAATCCACAAAGTAGATCGCCCGCAGGTTTTTGTCCGTCGCCGTGGTCTTGCGCACGATTTTCCAATTGTGGTTGGTGATGTCCATTTCACCCAGCGCGTCGGTGATAGGCGGGCCGGCAATGCGTGCGGCCGCCGCGACTTTCTCCGCCTCTTTCTCCGCATTGGTCGCTCTGCCACCTGTCGGCTCCGGTTCCCCTTTCGGTTCAGTCTTGGGCTCGTTCTTTGGATCCGGGGGCTTGGTTGGTTCGACAGGTTTCGTTTCAACCAGCGGCGTAGTTTTGGGATCGTGCGCCGCCGTTATTTGTGTTTGGGCCGGATTGGTTTTTACTTCGGCTGACGGCTTGCCGGAATTAGGTGCACCAGCGGTTTTTTCAGACGGATTCGGCAGCACTTTTGCGGGCGGCTTGTCCGCATTCAACGCGAGTTCTTTATCATTTTTGGCAGGCTTGGCAGGCTTGGCAGGCTTGGCAGGCTCAGGTCTGGTTGGCCTGGCTGATTCAGGCTTTTCCGCAGTGACCGGCGTTTCGCGGTGGGTTTCTGTGGGCGTCTCATACAACGTGATGATGTATTCCTTGATCCCGCCACGTTTGAGCGCGAGTTCGGCCTGTTGCTTCGCCTCTTCCTGATTACTGTAGCGTCCGAAACGCACACGGTAACGCGTGCCTTTGCCAGGGACGGTGGCTTTGACCAAATGGCCCTTGAGTCCGGCGGCGGCGAGTTTGGTCAGTTCTGCCTGGGCTTCCGCTTCGGTGGGCATCGAAGCGGTTTGCACGGTGAAAAGACGTGCTTGCGCCCAGCCTGTCAAACAGTATGCAGACAAGAGCAACATGGGGAAAATGATGCGGAACTTATTCATTGTTGATCTCTGCTCCTGAAACTCAAGCACCGCTGGCGGCAAATTCAAGACAGGGCTGAATCATAATTTCGTCTTTGCTCGAATTTGTCAGCGTGGTCTGCGCCGGACTCGCCCCAGCGCATGATTCTTCGCGACAGCAAGCGGAATTGATTTAAGCGGGCAACGGGGTAAATGACGCGGCGAACTATAGCACCAAAGCCGGCCCTTGTCGTGGCCTGACTTTCTGAAAGGCGGGCTGTCAAAGTTTTTGCGTAAGGACGTTTTTGAAAGAACGTGTGGCTCGCGTAGGCGTAGCGCAACCCGCCGAGGTTGCGCGGTATTGCAGCTACGGCCAGGGCTTCACTTGCGACAGCGCGCAACTTCGGCGGGTTGCGCTACGCCCGCCGGTGCATCCGTTTCTCCCCGCGCAAAACTTTGGCGCGCAGCCCTTTTCCAGGTTAGACAATTCCGGCAAGCGCTGCGGTTTACTTCGTTCTGCGCGGTAGATGTATAATACCGCCTCTCGTGAACGAAGACATCACGCACAATTTACGCAACAGCCTTTGGCTGGCGCGCTCGTTTTGAGAAGGGAAAGTTTATGCTGCAACCATCGCCAATTCGTCTCGCTTTGCTTTTTTGTTTGGGCACCTGTCTGGCCGCCTTACCGCCAGCCGCCGCGCAACAAACTCCGCAATCGCCTCCCACGACCAAACCCGCGCCCCAGAACAAAGACAACCGGTCGGACAGCAAAGACAAACAGAAAAAACCGCCCAATCGGGCCGATTCCAAAGCTGACCAGCCGACTGACAAGGATGATGTCGGCATCAAAATTAATACCGATTTGGTCTCGCTCGACGTGAGCGTGATTGACCAGAACAATACGCCGGTCTTCAATCTCGACAAAGACGTCTTCGCCGTTTTTGAAGACAAGGTCAAACAACAAATTGATAGCGTTAGCCGTGAAGAAGTGGCGCTCAGTTTCGGCTTGGTGATTGATACTTCCGGCAGTATGCGTTCCAAGCTGCAAATCGTCACCGATGCCGGGCTAGGTATCATCAAAACCATGCGGCAGGATGACGAAGCCTTCGTCGCGCAATTCAAAGCCGAGCCGGAACTCGTGACCGACTTCACCCACGACAAGCGCGAATTGGAAGAGGCGCTGGGCGAACTTTACACCAGCAGCGGCACAGCCTTGCTCGACGCCATCATCGCCACCGGCGACTATGCGCACGAGAAAGGGAAGCAGCGCCGCAAGGCCATCATCGTCATCACCGACGGTGTCGAAAAGAACAGCGCCGTCAAAGAAAAAGAAGTGCTCGACGCGATCAAGGAAGACGAAGTGCAGGTTTACCTGGTTGGCTTTGTGGACGAAGACGATAGCGGCGGTATCTTCGGCAAATCCGGCGCGAAGAAGGCCAAAGATTTGTTGCAACGCATCGCCGATGATTCGGGCGGGCGGGCCTTTTTCCCCAAAGATGTCAGTGAGATGGGCGAGATTGCCAAACAAATTGCCAAAGACCTGCGCACGCAATATGTCCTCAGTTACTACCCCTCGAATGACAAACGCGACGGCTCATTCCGCTCCGTCAAAGTTCAAGTCGCACCCAAGGACAATCGCAAACTGATCGCGCGCACGCGCCAGGGCTATTACGCCAAGAATGAAAAGGGCGAAACGGTGCAAGGCAGCAATCGGAAAACGCGCGGCAGCAACCCCTAACGCGGCAGTGATCCGATCCTATGGGCAATCCTCCAATCCGAAATTCGACCACGCGCTTTTCCGATCGCGTGGATAACTACGTCAAATACCGGCCCGGCTATCCGCCCGGTGTGCTCGAATTTTTGGCTGCCGAAGTCCGGCTCACATCCAACGCGGTGATCGCTGATCTTGGTTCCGGCACGGGCTTTTCGGCCAAGCTGTTTTTGGACAATGGCAACGTCGTTTATGGCATCGAGCCGAACCCTGAAATGCGCGTCGCCGCCGAAGCCTTTTTGCGCGGCTATCCAAACTTCCGCAGCCTCGCGGGCACTGCCGAAGCCACCACGCTGCCGGCTGACAGTGCCGATTTCGTGGTCGCCGCCCAGGCCTTTCACTGGTTCGATGTCGCGGCAGCCAGCACCGAAGCCAAACGCATTTTGAAGCTGGCTGGCTCCGGCATCCTGTTATGGAACGACCGCCTCACCGCAGGCACACCGTTTTTAGAAGCCTACGAAGACCTCCTACTGCGCTTCGGCACCGATTACGCCCAAGTCAATCATCGCAATGTCCAGGCCATTGACCGACAGGCCATCACCCAGTTTTTCGGCCATGCGGATTGGCGCTTGCACACTTTGCCGAATGTGCAGTTGTTTGATTATGAAGGGTTGCAGGGACGCTTACTTTCTAGTTCCTATGCGCCGTTGGCTGGGCATCCGAATTACGAGCCGATGTTGCAACGCTTGCGCGAGATTTTTGCCGAATATCAGGAGCAGGGCACGGTGCGCTTTGCATACGAGACGCAAGTCTATTTTGGCGCGCTGCGGTGAGTGTTGCCCTTGTAGTAACGAATTGATTCGTTACGCTGCGGCGCGAATCAATTCGCCGCTACAAAGGAATCTGGTAGCTACCTTGCCGGTTCATTCCTCAATCAACTTGTGATACCGCCCCAGCCAATACGGCAACAAAAAGTATGCACCGTCATCCTCGCTGCGCCCGCCATTGCCGCCGTCCAGCCGGTATGGATTGCCATTCCATTTGCTCATCGGTAACTCATCGTAAGGCAACACGATCAGCGCCTGTTTGCGTCCGAACCGGTCGGCCAGCAAGTCGCGCGGCACATCCAGCCGGTGCGAATTCGTGACCGTCCATTCGATTTGCTCCAGCGGAATCTCGCGCAAGGTGCGCACCGCTTCTTCGCGGTCGAACTCCTGGCTGCCGCTGCCTGCGGCGTAGATGAAATTCCAGAGCGGGTTGCGTTCGGGCCGTTCGATCTGCCAGGCGCGTTCGAGACTGTCAGCATAAATCTCGCGCAGCTTCGGATCGGTTTCGTATTGCAGCAGCGGATAATACGAGAGGAACGCCAGTTCGTCGTCGGAATGATTGACGTGGCCAGGGATGTTGATCTTTTGGTTGCGCAGCAGCAGGTGGTAGCGGTGCTTGCTAATCAGTTCGTCGTAATGCCGCTGATACTTGGTGCGATTGGCCTCGCTTTGCGTCACGTGCATGGCCGTGCGCAGATGCGCCAGCAAATGCAGCGCGCGCAAACCCGTTTCATCCGGGTCATCCCAGATCAAATCCGGCCCCCACCAACCCCAGCGCGTGTGCTTGCCGTCCACGTCAATGAGTTGGTAGTCGTTGTCCAGGATGTGATTGGTGATGCGGTCGAGCGTGGCGGCCAGTTGTTTTTTCTCAGCTTCGTCGGCGACCAGATCAAAGTAAATCGGGAAGACGAAATAGTGCCCGACGATCTCATCCGAACTGGTATCGCCTTTCCAACGCCAGACGCCGTCGGGCGTGTCGTGCCATTCGCCGTCGCCGGGTTGCAGGTCTACGCCTTTCTTGATGAAGGAGCGCGCCGGGAAGCCGGGCAGGCCGGTGATCTCTTCCAAGCGCAAGAGCGCCTGCATCCCTTGTTTGGCATTGGCGCGCGCCGCCGCCTCGCCCGTGACTTTGAAGCGGAAGGCTTCCGCCGCGACATACATCGCCGTCCACAAACCATCGTTGTCGCTCGACACCGTCTGATTGCTCGACAAATCGCCAGGCACGCGCAGATGCGAATCCGAAGTCTGGCCCCAGCGCACGTGCCGCTGTTGCACGCGCTCAGAAAACGCCTGGGCTTTTTGGGCCAGCGTCATTGGCTGATGCTCGATGCGGCTGAAGCCTTTGGGTGTTTCCAGCCAAACGACAATGCAATCGGGCGTATTGCCGGGCGCGCGTTTTTCAAACCCGATGCCGGTGATTTCATCGGCGGGCAGCCAGCGCAGCCCGGCGAAGTACTGAAAAGAATCAGTGTGTTCATCAAAGCGAATTGCGCCGCGCTTGGTGCCGAACCAGAGCACGGTCGGGCTTTCTTCGGCAATCACGGTGATCTCGTTGTAAGGCAGCGGGCGGTTGGGAAACGGGCGCACGATGCTTTGTCCGCCTGGCGTGGGCCGCATCTGTTGCACGATGCCGTGGGAC
This sequence is a window from Acidobacteriota bacterium. Protein-coding genes within it:
- a CDS encoding class I SAM-dependent methyltransferase, with protein sequence MGNPPIRNSTTRFSDRVDNYVKYRPGYPPGVLEFLAAEVRLTSNAVIADLGSGTGFSAKLFLDNGNVVYGIEPNPEMRVAAEAFLRGYPNFRSLAGTAEATTLPADSADFVVAAQAFHWFDVAAASTEAKRILKLAGSGILLWNDRLTAGTPFLEAYEDLLLRFGTDYAQVNHRNVQAIDRQAITQFFGHADWRLHTLPNVQLFDYEGLQGRLLSSSYAPLAGHPNYEPMLQRLREIFAEYQEQGTVRFAYETQVYFGALR
- a CDS encoding VWA domain-containing protein, translating into MLQPSPIRLALLFCLGTCLAALPPAAAQQTPQSPPTTKPAPQNKDNRSDSKDKQKKPPNRADSKADQPTDKDDVGIKINTDLVSLDVSVIDQNNTPVFNLDKDVFAVFEDKVKQQIDSVSREEVALSFGLVIDTSGSMRSKLQIVTDAGLGIIKTMRQDDEAFVAQFKAEPELVTDFTHDKRELEEALGELYTSSGTALLDAIIATGDYAHEKGKQRRKAIIVITDGVEKNSAVKEKEVLDAIKEDEVQVYLVGFVDEDDSGGIFGKSGAKKAKDLLQRIADDSGGRAFFPKDVSEMGEIAKQIAKDLRTQYVLSYYPSNDKRDGSFRSVKVQVAPKDNRKLIARTRQGYYAKNEKGETVQGSNRKTRGSNP
- a CDS encoding zf-HC2 domain-containing protein; this translates as MNCVDFQDLLSDYLDGALDARVRAECAGHRLICRECRELYTDVRETVQMMGSLAFVEGEAAELTGLETRILAATTAGEMLSCGEFDRLIERYFDGVMLAPDHQAFQAHFEHCHKCRRLMAGIEEAIEMCREVKELEVEMPSTLPERIVSATVGQQTKTFWSQFGGFGLLGTVAARVFAPQWAAAWLILASILLLVSVRFGSFESFASHANGRAGRLLSEFNQTSEQARNSLARASFQLGHVLSTEQPKPSAPEPSPNPLQPATTVTEQAPQAAPSPKLQKAVRYEQR
- a CDS encoding SPOR domain-containing protein, whose translation is MNKFRIIFPMLLLSAYCLTGWAQARLFTVQTASMPTEAEAQAELTKLAAAGLKGHLVKATVPGKGTRYRVRFGRYSNQEEAKQQAELALKRGGIKEYIITLYETPTETHRETPVTAEKPESARPTRPEPAKPAKPAKPAKNDKELALNADKPPAKVLPNPSEKTAGAPNSGKPSAEVKTNPAQTQITAAHDPKTTPLVETKPVEPTKPPDPKNEPKTEPKGEPEPTGGRATNAEKEAEKVAAAARIAGPPITDALGEMDITNHNWKIVRKTTATDKNLRAIYFVDSMTGWAAGDAGAVYRTTDGGKTWKPLLSAAAANITQIQFVDWNNGWMLGEINRRDDGEPETIVLSTTNGGRSWQKKSLPNILSVFFTDTQHGWAVGKNATILRTEDGGNEWKPYTDLEKVIGLPVESSNYNFGFRDIYFLNSQQGWLIGNFYGRAKSHIGGIFVTSDGGTSWKRLALTVQTQHSSGRFTPGVFHSVRFSDQQTGSVTGEMMDGEGRFFFALHTRDGGKNWEQYRTPSRAAHSTQFLTPGIGWTAAAAPREGGADAVVYDTTLMRTDNGGASWQYDFVARGNRIRGVYFLSTHKGWAVGDRGMILRYEEKVKTN
- a CDS encoding sigma-70 family RNA polymerase sigma factor, which encodes MNISDAELVRRCRAGDSAAWEQVVHDYSRRVYNLAYRFTGRHEAAEDLTQEVFVRVYRSLEQYDPLAGDLANWLMRLARNLVIDDYRRRGRTPTDLGDDLEDHSYHLESRHDAPDRGVERGERAKQVHAAIAKLQPDLRECVILRDIEELTYQEIVDILRIPIGTVKSRINRGRIELAKILRRMKVVETL